A single region of the Nocardioides aquaticus genome encodes:
- a CDS encoding DHA2 family efflux MFS transporter permease subunit yields the protein MTLLDRPPERQGPAADPTGRARRAPVWLVVVAASLPMFMATLDNLVMTSALPVVRADLGASVGQLSWFLNAYTLTFATFMLPAATLGDRLGRRRVMVAGIAVFTLASIASALSTTSEALIAARAVQGLGAAAIMPLSLTLLASSVSPALRPVAIGIWGGVSGLGVALGPVVGGAVVEGISWQAIFWLNVPVAVVAVPLLLLTVPEARGAWQRLDPVGTLLVGGAVLAGVWGMVHGNEDGWGSVGVLGPLVLAVVLLPAYVLWARGRSYAVLPLRLFSSRGFSVANAVGLLFTTGVFGTVFLLSQYLQVVQGFSPLEAGLRTLPWTAAPMVVAPIAGALASRTGLRALLLVGLALQTAALAWFAVLTESGAAYGSFVVPLAMAGIGMGLTFAPSATMVLDGLPDDDFAIASSANSTIREFGVAFGIALLTAVFLGNGGEISPVGYDGAVGPALLTGSAAVGLATLAAFLAPRRVR from the coding sequence ATGACCCTCCTCGACCGCCCGCCGGAACGCCAGGGACCCGCCGCCGACCCGACCGGGCGCGCCCGCCGCGCACCCGTGTGGCTCGTGGTCGTCGCGGCCTCGTTGCCGATGTTCATGGCCACGCTCGACAACCTCGTGATGACCAGTGCCCTGCCGGTGGTGCGCGCCGACCTCGGGGCGAGCGTCGGGCAGCTGTCCTGGTTCCTCAACGCCTACACGCTGACCTTCGCGACCTTCATGCTGCCGGCCGCGACCCTGGGTGACCGGCTCGGCCGGCGCCGGGTGATGGTCGCCGGCATCGCGGTCTTCACGCTGGCCTCGATCGCCTCGGCGCTGAGCACGACCTCGGAGGCGCTCATCGCGGCCCGGGCGGTGCAGGGCCTCGGGGCCGCGGCGATCATGCCGCTGTCGCTGACCCTGCTGGCCTCCTCGGTCTCGCCGGCGCTCCGCCCGGTCGCGATCGGGATCTGGGGCGGGGTGTCGGGCCTCGGGGTCGCGCTCGGTCCGGTCGTCGGCGGGGCCGTCGTCGAGGGGATCAGCTGGCAGGCGATCTTCTGGCTGAACGTCCCGGTCGCGGTGGTCGCCGTGCCCCTGCTCCTGCTCACGGTGCCCGAGGCCCGGGGCGCCTGGCAGCGGCTGGACCCGGTCGGGACGCTGCTGGTCGGCGGCGCCGTGCTCGCCGGGGTCTGGGGCATGGTGCACGGCAACGAGGACGGCTGGGGCTCGGTCGGGGTCCTGGGCCCGCTGGTGCTCGCGGTCGTGCTGCTGCCGGCCTACGTGCTCTGGGCGCGCGGGCGCTCGTACGCCGTGCTGCCGCTGCGGCTCTTCTCCTCCCGCGGCTTCTCCGTGGCCAACGCCGTCGGGCTGCTGTTCACCACGGGCGTGTTCGGCACGGTGTTCCTGCTCTCGCAGTACCTGCAGGTCGTCCAGGGCTTCAGCCCCCTGGAGGCGGGACTGCGGACGCTGCCCTGGACGGCGGCACCGATGGTGGTCGCCCCGATCGCCGGCGCGCTGGCCTCCCGGACCGGGCTGCGGGCGCTGCTGCTGGTGGGCCTGGCCCTGCAGACCGCCGCGCTGGCGTGGTTCGCCGTGCTCACCGAGAGCGGCGCGGCGTACGGCTCGTTCGTCGTGCCGCTGGCGATGGCCGGGATCGGGATGGGCCTGACCTTCGCCCCCAGCGCGACCATGGTCCTCGACGGCCTGCCGGACGACGACTTCGCGATCGCCAGCTCCGCCAACTCCACGATCCGCGAGTTCGGGGTGGCCTTCGGGATCGCGCTGCTGACCGCGGTCTTCCTCGGCAACGGCGGCGAGATCAGCCCGGTCGGGTACGACGGCGCGGTCGGACCCGCGCTGCTCACCGGCTCCGCCGCAGTCGGCCTGGCCACGCTCGCCGCGTTCCTGGCGCCCCGCCGGGTCCGCTGA
- a CDS encoding TetR/AcrR family transcriptional regulator — translation MTSQDAAPVPRMSAEDRRALVLDAATHAFALAGYHGTSTDAVAKHAGVSQPYVVRIFGTKLALFLEVFERAMQRIDRAFAEVIDAQPFDPDSEADWERLGLAYAALMADRDLLMVMMHGFAAGGIEEIAERSRACMGAVFATLRDAGGSDERIRDFVAQGMLMNVLLSMRAPEHLDEEGAGRAVAPFTVCAFGDALTFVTAPGAE, via the coding sequence ATGACTTCCCAGGACGCCGCCCCCGTACCCCGGATGAGCGCCGAGGACCGCCGCGCGCTGGTGCTCGACGCCGCCACCCACGCCTTCGCGCTGGCCGGCTACCACGGCACCAGCACCGACGCCGTGGCCAAGCACGCCGGGGTGTCCCAGCCGTACGTCGTGCGGATCTTCGGCACGAAGCTCGCGCTGTTCCTCGAGGTGTTCGAGCGCGCCATGCAGCGCATCGACCGGGCCTTCGCCGAGGTGATCGACGCCCAGCCCTTCGACCCCGACAGCGAGGCCGACTGGGAGCGGCTGGGGCTGGCCTACGCCGCCCTGATGGCCGACCGGGACCTGCTGATGGTGATGATGCACGGCTTCGCGGCCGGCGGGATCGAGGAGATCGCCGAGCGGAGCCGGGCCTGCATGGGCGCGGTGTTCGCCACGCTCCGCGACGCCGGCGGCAGCGACGAGCGGATCCGCGACTTCGTGGCGCAGGGGATGCTGATGAACGTCTTGCTCTCGATGCGGGCCCCCGAGCACCTCGACGAGGAGGGCGCGGGCCGCGCGGTCGCTCCGTTCACGGTCTGCGCCTTCGGCGACGCGCTGACCTTCGTGACGGCACCCGGGGCCGAGTAG
- a CDS encoding biotin carboxylase N-terminal domain-containing protein, which translates to MFQRLAVVNRGEPAIRLTRAVRQLNEERGWGIEVVALHTRAEQKSLFVRAADDAVCLRDAGPAGVPYLDHVELERALGLGRADAVWVGWGFVAEDPAFAELCERLGLVFVGPSARAMRQLGDKIEAKLLAEQTGVPVAAWSGGPVDGPEDAARQAEAIGYPVMLKARSGGGGRGIRMVRTPEELPEALERTRAEARATFGDPVVFLESLVGGGRHIEVQVIADAHGTVWAPGVRDCSIQRRNQKLVEESGSPVLSEQQMSRLRTASIALVSAAGYQGAGTVEYLYQPQDQTFAFMEVNTRLQVEHPVTEATTGLDLVRLQLLVALGEPLSGECPPETGHAVEVRLNAEDAAEGFAPAPGTVTVFTPPAGPGIRVDTGIAAGEVIPPDYDSMVAKVIAWGRDRPEALARLRCALRETTVLIQGGTTNKSFLLDLLARPEVVSGEADTQWLDRVSAELATAPTGHADIALLSVAIDVYDAEEAVERAAFLASARGGRPRAGHAVGRQVELAHQGRTYTVTVGQVGPQRYRLEVADQEVVVDRDRIDDHRSLLDVGGRRHHVSSVAGTGSHLVDVDGATSRIVHDDAGVVRAPAPAVVVAVRVAAGDRVEAGAPLVVLESMKMETAVRAPAAGTVRDVLAVVNSQVDAGAPLLRLDQAEDDVEVSTAPQVDFGPAAEAAADDPKLRALAMLADLRSLIRGYDVSAARGVALVADYAAVLDQVGPEDGDLLAAEVAVATTFADLCDLSRNRPTDEESSTEEQVHSPREHFHTYLHSLDVDQEDLPESFRTRLSRALQHHGIDGLERSPELEEAVYRLFLAQQRAADHVPVVAALLEHWLVHRDEVPAEGRQAVGEVLDRLVGATQLRYPSLGDLARTVRFQVFEEPLIEQARQDAYQGIQKHLDHLDAHPEADDRAEHIAAIAALTEPAVTLLGVRAVADSRGHEPLLEALTRRYYKIRTLEDVRSFVREDRQFVTGSFDLQGERLHLVCAVTDVDGLTATARTVSSMAQELDDPTNLVVDLYVAWSQAPEDDDEVSAVLLRMVEGVPLVDSGRRVTLTVFAGRGDHVRQLTFRPGEAGLAEDRVLRDMHPLTGQRLDLWRLKHFDGTRLPAAEDTYLFRCTAKDNPADERLVALAEVRDITPLRDASGQVVSFPALERALAACLDGIRRHQARRRNRLDANLVHLYVWPLIDFPLEDVDGLTRTTAPLTAGAGLEEVMVLGRVKDEAGGAPRYVALRFTEGPTGVQVTVSDPPTEPLAPLDVYSQNVRRSRARGATYPYELVSQVAGPDGSFVEHDLDADGRLVPVQRPPGQNEAGIVAGVVSTPTPRYPEGMTRVALFGDPTRALGSVAEPECALVIGALDLAEQMQVPVEWFALSSGAKISMDSGTENMDWVSRVLRRLITFTQRGGEVNVVVTGINVGAQPYWNAEATMLMHTKGILVMTPDSAMVLTGKQSLDYSGGVSAEDNFGIGGTTG; encoded by the coding sequence GTGTTCCAGCGACTGGCCGTGGTCAACCGCGGCGAACCGGCCATCCGGCTCACCCGGGCCGTCCGGCAGCTCAACGAGGAACGTGGCTGGGGCATCGAGGTGGTCGCGCTGCACACCCGCGCCGAGCAGAAGTCGCTGTTCGTCCGGGCCGCGGACGACGCGGTGTGCCTGCGCGACGCCGGCCCGGCGGGCGTGCCGTACCTGGACCACGTCGAGCTGGAGCGCGCGCTGGGCCTCGGCCGGGCCGACGCCGTGTGGGTCGGATGGGGGTTCGTGGCGGAGGACCCGGCGTTCGCCGAGCTCTGCGAGCGCCTCGGGCTCGTCTTCGTCGGCCCGTCCGCGCGGGCCATGCGGCAGCTGGGGGACAAGATCGAGGCCAAGCTCCTCGCCGAGCAGACCGGGGTCCCCGTGGCCGCGTGGAGCGGGGGGCCGGTGGACGGCCCCGAGGACGCGGCGCGGCAGGCCGAGGCCATCGGGTACCCGGTGATGCTCAAGGCCAGGAGCGGCGGCGGCGGGCGCGGGATCCGCATGGTGCGGACGCCGGAGGAGCTGCCGGAGGCCCTGGAGCGCACCCGGGCCGAGGCGCGGGCCACCTTCGGGGACCCCGTGGTGTTCCTGGAGAGCCTGGTCGGCGGCGGGCGCCACATCGAGGTGCAGGTGATCGCCGACGCCCACGGGACGGTCTGGGCGCCGGGCGTACGGGACTGCTCCATCCAGCGGCGCAACCAGAAGCTGGTCGAGGAGTCCGGCTCCCCCGTGCTCAGCGAGCAGCAGATGTCGCGGCTGCGCACCGCCTCGATCGCGCTCGTCTCGGCCGCCGGCTACCAGGGCGCCGGCACGGTGGAGTACCTCTACCAGCCCCAGGACCAGACCTTCGCGTTCATGGAGGTGAACACCCGCCTGCAGGTGGAGCACCCCGTCACCGAGGCCACCACCGGGCTCGACCTGGTCAGGCTGCAGCTGCTGGTCGCCCTCGGGGAGCCGCTCAGCGGCGAGTGTCCCCCCGAGACCGGGCACGCGGTCGAGGTCCGGCTGAACGCGGAGGACGCGGCGGAGGGGTTCGCCCCGGCACCGGGCACCGTCACCGTCTTCACCCCGCCCGCCGGTCCGGGCATCCGGGTCGACACCGGCATCGCGGCCGGCGAGGTGATCCCCCCGGACTACGACTCCATGGTGGCCAAGGTGATCGCCTGGGGACGCGACCGCCCGGAAGCGCTGGCGCGGCTGCGCTGCGCCCTGCGGGAGACGACCGTGCTCATCCAGGGCGGGACCACGAACAAGTCGTTCCTGCTCGACCTGCTGGCGCGTCCCGAGGTGGTCTCCGGCGAGGCGGACACCCAGTGGCTCGACCGGGTCAGCGCCGAGCTCGCGACGGCACCGACGGGTCACGCCGACATCGCTCTGCTCAGCGTGGCCATCGACGTCTACGACGCCGAGGAGGCGGTGGAACGCGCCGCGTTCCTGGCCTCGGCGCGCGGAGGTCGCCCCCGCGCCGGCCACGCCGTCGGGCGCCAGGTCGAGCTCGCCCACCAGGGACGGACGTACACCGTCACCGTCGGCCAGGTCGGGCCACAGCGCTACCGGCTCGAGGTGGCCGACCAGGAGGTGGTGGTCGACCGCGACCGGATCGACGACCACCGGAGCCTGCTCGACGTCGGAGGACGCCGCCACCACGTGAGCAGCGTGGCCGGCACGGGCAGCCACCTCGTCGACGTCGACGGCGCGACCAGCCGGATCGTGCACGACGACGCCGGCGTCGTGCGTGCCCCGGCGCCGGCGGTGGTCGTGGCGGTGCGCGTCGCGGCCGGCGACCGGGTCGAGGCCGGCGCGCCGCTGGTCGTGCTCGAGAGCATGAAGATGGAGACCGCGGTGCGGGCCCCCGCGGCCGGCACCGTCCGCGACGTCCTCGCCGTGGTCAACTCCCAGGTCGATGCGGGGGCACCGCTGCTGCGGCTGGACCAGGCCGAGGACGACGTCGAGGTCTCCACGGCGCCCCAGGTCGACTTCGGGCCGGCCGCGGAGGCCGCTGCGGACGACCCGAAGCTGCGCGCGCTGGCCATGCTGGCCGACTTGCGCTCGCTGATCAGGGGCTACGACGTCAGCGCCGCCCGGGGCGTGGCGCTGGTGGCCGACTACGCGGCGGTCCTCGACCAGGTCGGCCCCGAGGACGGCGACCTGCTGGCGGCGGAGGTCGCGGTGGCGACCACCTTCGCCGACCTGTGCGACCTCTCCCGCAACCGTCCCACCGACGAGGAGAGCTCGACCGAGGAGCAGGTGCACAGCCCGCGGGAGCACTTCCACACCTACCTCCACTCGCTCGACGTCGACCAGGAGGACCTCCCGGAGAGCTTCCGGACCCGCCTGTCCCGGGCGCTGCAGCACCACGGGATCGACGGGCTTGAGCGGAGCCCGGAGCTCGAGGAGGCCGTCTACCGGTTGTTCCTGGCCCAGCAGCGGGCCGCCGACCACGTGCCCGTCGTCGCCGCCCTGCTCGAGCACTGGCTGGTCCACCGCGACGAGGTCCCGGCCGAGGGTCGCCAGGCCGTCGGCGAGGTGCTGGACCGGCTGGTCGGCGCCACCCAGCTCCGCTACCCCTCGCTGGGCGACCTGGCCCGGACCGTGCGCTTCCAGGTCTTCGAGGAGCCGCTGATCGAGCAGGCCCGGCAGGACGCCTACCAGGGGATCCAGAAGCACCTGGACCACCTCGACGCCCACCCGGAGGCCGACGACCGCGCCGAGCACATCGCCGCCATCGCCGCCCTGACCGAGCCGGCCGTGACCCTCCTCGGGGTGCGCGCCGTCGCGGACAGCCGGGGTCACGAGCCCCTGCTCGAGGCGCTGACGCGGCGCTACTACAAGATCCGCACGCTGGAGGACGTCCGGTCCTTCGTGCGCGAGGACCGCCAGTTCGTCACCGGGAGCTTCGACCTGCAGGGCGAGCGGCTGCACCTGGTCTGCGCGGTCACCGACGTGGACGGGCTGACCGCCACCGCCCGGACCGTCTCCTCGATGGCGCAGGAGCTCGACGACCCGACGAACCTGGTGGTCGACCTGTACGTCGCCTGGAGCCAGGCCCCGGAGGACGACGACGAGGTGTCCGCGGTGCTGCTGCGGATGGTCGAGGGCGTCCCCCTGGTCGACAGCGGTCGCCGCGTCACGCTCACCGTGTTCGCCGGACGGGGCGACCACGTGAGACAGCTGACCTTCCGGCCCGGGGAGGCCGGCCTCGCCGAGGACCGGGTGCTCCGCGACATGCACCCGCTGACCGGCCAGCGCCTCGACCTGTGGCGGCTGAAGCACTTCGACGGCACCCGGCTCCCGGCTGCCGAGGACACCTACCTGTTCCGGTGCACGGCCAAGGACAACCCGGCGGACGAGCGGCTGGTGGCCCTGGCCGAGGTCCGCGACATCACGCCGTTGCGGGACGCGTCCGGCCAGGTCGTCTCCTTCCCGGCCCTCGAGCGGGCGCTGGCGGCCTGCCTCGACGGCATCCGTCGGCACCAGGCGCGGCGCCGGAACCGGCTCGACGCCAACCTCGTCCACCTCTACGTGTGGCCCCTGATCGACTTCCCGCTGGAGGACGTCGACGGCCTGACCCGGACGACCGCGCCGCTGACGGCCGGGGCCGGCCTGGAGGAGGTGATGGTCCTGGGGCGGGTGAAGGACGAGGCCGGAGGAGCCCCCCGCTACGTCGCCCTGCGCTTCACCGAGGGACCGACCGGGGTGCAGGTCACCGTGAGCGACCCACCCACGGAGCCGCTGGCGCCGCTGGACGTCTACTCCCAGAACGTCCGGCGCTCGCGCGCCCGGGGCGCCACCTATCCCTACGAGCTCGTCTCGCAGGTCGCCGGTCCCGACGGGAGCTTCGTCGAGCACGACCTCGACGCCGACGGCCGCCTGGTGCCCGTGCAGCGCCCGCCCGGCCAGAACGAGGCCGGCATCGTCGCGGGCGTGGTGAGCACCCCGACCCCTCGCTACCCCGAGGGCATGACGCGGGTCGCGCTGTTCGGCGACCCGACCCGGGCCCTGGGCTCCGTGGCGGAGCCGGAGTGCGCCCTGGTGATCGGGGCCCTCGACCTCGCCGAGCAGATGCAGGTCCCCGTCGAGTGGTTCGCGCTGTCCTCGGGAGCCAAGATATCGATGGACAGCGGCACGGAGAACATGGACTGGGTCTCGCGCGTGCTGCGCCGGCTCATCACGTTCACCCAGCGCGGCGGCGAGGTGAACGTCGTCGTCACCGGGATCAACGTGGGGGCCCAGCCGTACTGGAACGCCGAGGCGACCATGCTGATGCACACCAAGGGCATCCTGGTGATGACCCCGGACAGCGCGATGGTGCTCACCGGCAAGCAGTCGTTGGACTACTCGGGAGGGGTCTCCGCCGAGGACAACTTCGGCATCGGGGGTACGACCGGGTGA
- a CDS encoding carboxyl transferase domain-containing protein: protein MGPNGQAQYWAPSLPAACEVLLAHYDHAYVAPGESSPRRAETTDPHDRDVRAYPHQHPVSDFTTVGDIWSAQANPERKKAFDIRTVMRAVVDQDHEVLERWAGMADADTTVVLDAHLGGYPVTVLGIESRPIPRRGAFPADGPDQWTAGTLFPQSSRKTARAINAASGNRPLVVLANLSGFDGSPESLRKSQLEYGAEIGRAMVNFDGPIVFCVVSRYHGGAFVVFSGVLNDNMEVVAVEGSYASVIGGAPAAAVVFARDVTRRTAGDPRVTALEAELAQADEGQQAALRAELADRRTSVRSEKLGEVAQEFEDVHTIERARRVGSVDTIIAARDLRPYLIGAVERGLGRASGVTSESTERTD from the coding sequence ATGGGCCCGAACGGGCAGGCGCAGTACTGGGCCCCGAGCCTGCCCGCCGCGTGCGAGGTCCTCCTCGCGCACTACGACCACGCCTACGTCGCGCCCGGGGAGTCCTCTCCCCGGCGGGCCGAGACGACCGACCCGCACGACCGCGACGTGCGCGCCTACCCGCACCAGCACCCGGTCAGCGACTTCACGACCGTCGGGGACATCTGGTCCGCGCAGGCCAACCCCGAGCGCAAGAAGGCCTTCGACATCCGCACCGTGATGCGCGCCGTGGTCGACCAGGACCACGAGGTCCTGGAGCGCTGGGCGGGGATGGCCGACGCCGACACCACGGTGGTCCTCGACGCCCACCTGGGCGGCTACCCGGTCACCGTGCTGGGCATCGAGTCACGCCCGATCCCCCGTCGTGGCGCGTTCCCCGCGGACGGTCCGGACCAGTGGACCGCCGGCACCCTCTTCCCGCAGTCCTCCAGGAAGACCGCCCGCGCCATCAACGCCGCCAGCGGCAACCGCCCGCTGGTCGTGCTCGCCAACCTGTCCGGCTTCGACGGCTCCCCGGAGTCGCTGCGCAAGAGCCAGCTCGAGTACGGCGCGGAGATCGGCCGGGCGATGGTCAACTTCGACGGGCCGATCGTCTTCTGCGTCGTGTCGCGCTACCACGGCGGCGCCTTCGTCGTCTTCTCCGGCGTGCTCAACGACAACATGGAGGTGGTCGCCGTCGAGGGGTCCTACGCCTCGGTCATCGGTGGTGCGCCGGCCGCGGCGGTGGTCTTCGCCCGGGACGTCACCCGGCGTACGGCGGGCGACCCGCGGGTGACCGCGCTGGAGGCCGAGCTGGCGCAGGCCGACGAGGGTCAGCAGGCCGCACTCCGGGCCGAGCTGGCCGACCGCCGGACCTCGGTCCGCTCGGAGAAGCTGGGCGAGGTCGCCCAGGAGTTCGAGGACGTGCACACCATCGAACGGGCCCGGCGCGTCGGGTCGGTCGACACGATCATCGCGGCCCGGGACCTGCGCCCGTACCTGATCGGTGCCGTCGAGCGCGGCCTCGGCCGGGCGTCCGGCGTCACCAGCGAGAGCACCGAGCGCACCGACTGA
- a CDS encoding 3-oxoacyl-[acyl-carrier-protein] synthase III C-terminal domain-containing protein, translating into MQPFLVNRHDRIVFPSNVVPELDLSTIDTLEQLDTVIRRDFETKAPTGTDILQRVEQGRYASRYELMRDVALNMFWVGRFAHTLFEKRPTRWADVPRRRTDVFLPVLTPWEDGDTKVAAVARAYEALPSTFDGDAEDRVFRILFDVFGHRKHHATELTATKPTVAEILADPDNLTFRLQDYDPDYPRYDFADIVDSAEDAPEMEALHRWAMVLHNQYPWDREKADLVRVGDLQDDDYVVTLHPRTHEVEAFFRRLEHGGTRGAARAAPQPVAPVRPYPSIDVASQFTVMPRIEALAVVHGDRACTNQDLIRNAAYNWSPMTADEIRDKTGIEQRLYTSESFEEMALRAARKALAHAGRGPEDIGAVIVCTCTSTRLIPSVATWISGELGIQQTHASFDLVAACAGLPYGLSEATRLIQEVQRPVLVVCAEKFSDKIGNVRPSRMIFGDGAAALVVGVAPEGEAPDVEYLQTYASGPASEVNSIIWPNPDFDNNITVYGPEVKSLAGRYLTQMIEELKALPGPDGAGGTLLDSIDLIVPHQANKTMVVQLAADAGLSEDSLFFNISQVGNASSASIPLAIHDAVRDGVITAPVRVFAPGFGAGAVAGFSVMRIDPAVVALSDGTTDGPADGPEDGSVAGAGEGAVGARQPPPPQSTENVGLAFG; encoded by the coding sequence GTGCAGCCCTTCCTCGTGAACCGCCACGACCGGATCGTCTTCCCCTCCAACGTCGTCCCCGAGCTCGACCTGTCCACCATCGACACCCTCGAGCAGCTCGACACCGTCATCCGGCGGGACTTCGAGACGAAGGCGCCGACCGGCACCGACATCCTGCAGCGCGTCGAGCAGGGCCGGTACGCCAGCCGCTACGAGCTGATGCGCGACGTCGCGCTGAACATGTTCTGGGTCGGCCGGTTCGCCCACACGCTGTTCGAGAAGCGCCCGACCCGCTGGGCCGACGTCCCCCGGCGCCGGACCGACGTGTTCCTGCCCGTCCTCACGCCCTGGGAGGACGGTGACACGAAGGTGGCGGCGGTCGCGCGCGCGTACGAGGCGTTGCCCTCGACGTTCGACGGGGACGCCGAGGACCGGGTCTTCCGGATCCTCTTCGACGTCTTCGGCCACCGCAAGCACCACGCGACCGAGCTGACGGCGACGAAGCCGACGGTCGCCGAGATCCTCGCCGACCCCGACAACCTGACGTTCCGGCTGCAGGACTACGACCCCGACTACCCGCGGTACGACTTCGCCGACATCGTCGACAGCGCCGAGGACGCGCCCGAGATGGAGGCGCTGCACCGCTGGGCGATGGTGCTGCACAACCAGTACCCGTGGGACCGGGAGAAGGCCGACCTGGTCCGGGTCGGGGACCTGCAGGACGACGACTACGTCGTGACGCTGCACCCCCGCACCCACGAGGTCGAGGCGTTCTTCCGCCGCCTGGAGCACGGGGGGACCCGCGGCGCCGCACGGGCCGCGCCGCAGCCGGTCGCGCCCGTCCGGCCCTACCCGAGCATCGACGTGGCGTCGCAGTTCACGGTGATGCCGCGCATCGAGGCGCTGGCGGTGGTCCACGGCGACCGGGCCTGCACCAACCAGGACCTGATCCGCAACGCCGCCTACAACTGGTCGCCGATGACCGCCGACGAGATCCGGGACAAGACCGGGATCGAGCAGCGCCTCTACACCTCCGAGAGCTTCGAGGAGATGGCCCTGCGGGCCGCCCGGAAGGCCCTCGCCCACGCGGGTCGCGGGCCCGAGGACATCGGCGCGGTGATCGTCTGCACCTGCACCAGCACCCGGCTCATCCCCTCGGTGGCCACCTGGATCTCCGGCGAGCTGGGGATCCAGCAGACGCACGCGTCCTTCGACCTGGTGGCCGCCTGCGCCGGGCTGCCGTACGGGCTGTCCGAGGCGACCCGACTGATCCAGGAGGTGCAGCGCCCCGTCCTGGTCGTCTGCGCCGAGAAGTTCTCGGACAAGATCGGCAACGTCCGGCCCTCCCGGATGATCTTCGGGGACGGGGCCGCCGCCCTGGTCGTGGGCGTGGCGCCGGAGGGAGAGGCCCCGGACGTCGAGTACCTGCAGACCTACGCCAGCGGCCCGGCCTCGGAGGTCAACTCGATCATCTGGCCGAACCCCGACTTCGACAACAACATCACCGTCTACGGTCCCGAGGTGAAGTCGCTGGCCGGTCGCTACCTCACCCAGATGATCGAGGAGCTCAAGGCGCTGCCCGGCCCGGATGGGGCCGGCGGCACCCTCCTGGACAGCATCGACCTGATCGTCCCGCACCAGGCCAACAAGACGATGGTGGTGCAGCTGGCCGCGGACGCCGGTCTCTCCGAGGACAGCCTGTTCTTCAACATCAGCCAGGTGGGCAACGCCTCGTCGGCGAGCATCCCGCTGGCCATCCACGACGCGGTCCGCGACGGGGTGATCACCGCGCCGGTGCGGGTCTTCGCACCGGGGTTCGGGGCAGGTGCCGTCGCCGGGTTCAGCGTGATGCGCATCGACCCGGCCGTGGTGGCCCTGTCCGACGGAACCACAGACGGGCCTGCGGACGGGCCTGAGGACGGATCCGTGGCGGGAGCCGGGGAGGGGGCCGTCGGCGCCCGGCAGCCGCCTCCCCCGCAGTCCACCGAGAACGTGGGGCTCGCCTTCGGGTAG
- a CDS encoding beta-ketoacyl-ACP reductase, whose translation MNELSGTSVDPSGFIAGDKLSGRVALVTGGTRGIGAAIVRSLASQGASVAAGYTGNTAAAEEFLQTFENDFAHEGRLTIHRGNVSRPEDCRRVVQEVLDQHGRLDILVNNAGITIDKMAMSMSVEDWDTVLSVNLSGSFYMAQPALEHMVERGTGRIIFVSSVIGETGNVGQANYAASKAGMLGLTKTLAREAAFVLAKADKVTEDSVGITVNTVTPGFVATDMVAAMPEKALERIRKQIPVGRLCRPEEIARVVHFLAADASAYITGQVWGVNGGMDM comes from the coding sequence GTGAACGAACTCTCAGGTACGTCCGTCGATCCGTCCGGTTTCATCGCCGGCGACAAGCTCTCCGGGAGGGTGGCCCTGGTCACCGGCGGCACCCGCGGGATCGGTGCCGCCATCGTGCGGAGCCTGGCCAGCCAGGGTGCGTCGGTGGCGGCCGGCTACACCGGCAACACCGCGGCCGCCGAGGAGTTCCTCCAGACGTTCGAGAACGACTTCGCCCACGAGGGGCGGCTGACCATCCACCGGGGCAACGTCTCCCGCCCGGAGGACTGCCGCCGGGTCGTGCAGGAGGTGCTCGACCAGCACGGCCGCCTCGACATCCTGGTGAACAACGCCGGGATCACCATCGACAAGATGGCCATGTCGATGTCGGTGGAGGACTGGGACACGGTGCTCTCGGTCAACCTGTCCGGCTCCTTCTACATGGCCCAGCCGGCGCTCGAGCACATGGTCGAGCGGGGCACCGGTCGGATCATCTTCGTCTCCTCGGTGATCGGGGAGACCGGCAACGTCGGCCAGGCCAACTACGCGGCGTCGAAGGCCGGCATGCTCGGGCTGACGAAGACCCTGGCGCGCGAGGCGGCGTTCGTCCTGGCGAAGGCCGACAAGGTCACCGAGGACAGCGTGGGCATCACCGTGAACACGGTGACGCCCGGGTTCGTGGCGACCGACATGGTCGCGGCCATGCCCGAGAAGGCGCTGGAGCGGATCAGGAAGCAGATCCCGGTGGGGCGGCTGTGCCGTCCGGAGGAGATCGCGCGCGTGGTCCACTTCCTGGCCGCGGACGCCTCGGCCTACATCACCGGGCAGGTGTGGGGCGTCAACGGCGGCATGGACATGTGA